The following coding sequences lie in one Vanessa atalanta chromosome 1, ilVanAtal1.2, whole genome shotgun sequence genomic window:
- the LOC125077952 gene encoding uncharacterized protein LOC125077952 produces MTEADIKNKIKSIRTMYRRELLLIIKSKKSGAAPDDVYKPRLNWFNQADSFLRAVTVARESISSSDINEFAGGDFESTIEGPSPTSESIDTSEFVRPCTSQTQTPQVIPATFRKRKKDTINETINKLPKISSPKKQELDEFDYFGKFVTAQLRKMPEYDAILCQEEMHSIMRKYRLRLLSGSLNSSPSMSPSDHSVTTNPSPPPPQIHIKNEIE; encoded by the exons ATGACTGAAGCtgatattaagaataaaattaaaagtatccGCACCATGTACAGGAGAGAATTGCTTTTGATCATTAAATCTAAGAAGAGTGGCGCTGCACCCGACGATGTTTACAAGCCGAGACTGAATTGGTTTAATCAAGCAGATTCGTTTTTGAGGGCTGTCACGGTAGCTAGAGAAAGTATATCAAGTtca gacATCAACGAATTTGCTGGAGGAGATTTTGAATCAACTATTGAAGGGCCATCTCCGACGTCAGAATCAATAGATACAAGCGAATTTGTCCGCCCCTGCACATCTCAAACGCAAACACCACAAGTCATCCCAGCAACATTTCGTAAACGCAAAAAAGACACTATCAACGAAACTATTAACAAATTACCCAAAATATCCAGTCCCAAAAAACAGGAATTGGATGAATTTGATTATTTTGGAAAGTTCGTCACTGCACAGTTGCGGAAAATGCCTGAATATGACGCCATATTGTGTCAGGAGGAAATGCACAGTATTATGAGGAAGTATAGGCTACGTTTGCTTTCTGGATCTTTGAACAGTTCACCTTCTATGTCTCCTTCAGATCACAGTGTAACGACGAATCCTTCACCGCCACCTCCTCAAAtccatataaaaaatgaaatagaataA
- the LOC125077972 gene encoding uncharacterized protein LOC125077972, whose translation MEHKNKDDTYDAWNRIKQQLGDRNIPIKEIKRKRDNLMSTYRRLRGKVEKSRLTAGEEEIYKPDWPFYNFMATFLDDMYNPRKLPCPDVSISSITTFIKEDSHQQSEEQSNESQPTSGSENSHLPS comes from the exons ATGGAACATAAGAATAAAGATGACACTTACGACGCGTGGAACAGGATCAAACAGCAATTAGGAGATAGGAATATAcctattaaagaaattaagaggAAGAGAGACAATCTAATGTCTACGTACAGGAGATTGAGAGGTAAAGTCGAAAAGTCTAGATTGACGGCCGGAGAAGAGGAAATATACAAACCAGACTGGCCCTTCTATAACTTTATGGCGACGTTTCTTGACGATATGTATAATCCGAGAAAATTGCCATGTCCCGACGTAAGTATT TCTTCtattacaacatttattaaagAAGAT TCTCACCAACAGTCCGAGGAACAGTCCAACGAATCGCAACCAACGTCAGGCTCAGAAAATTCTCATTTACCATCGTGA